Sequence from the Thermocoleostomius sinensis A174 genome:
TAATGGAAAAATATTTGGAGCGCTGAATCATGATAACTGATAATCAAGCATCACTTCAATTAGAATCTAATGATGCATTGAACTCTTCAAATTCTCAGGAATCGAGCGCGATTGTCATTGGTGCTAGCATCGCTGGACTATTGGCAGCGCGTGTGTTGCTGAATCACTTCGATCGAGTGACTGTCCTTGAGCGCGATCGGCTTCCCGATCAACCAGAACGACGACCCGGTGTTCCCCAAGCGAGCCATGTGCATGTGCTGTTGGCGCGGGGTCAACAAATTTTAGAACAGTTGTTTCCAGGTATCAAAGCAGAATTAGCCGAGTTGGGCGTTCCACAAATTGATTGGACTGCCAACTTCCCCTGGTTTGGTATTCACGGTTGGATGCCCCGGTTTCAGTCCAACATCACCAGCTTTTTGGCCAGCCGAGCGCTATTGGAGTGGCTGGTGCGTCAGCGTCTAAGTGCAGACGATCGGGTAACTATCATGTCTGCCTGCACGGTGAAACAGCTACTTGCCAATGCCGATCGCAGTCGGATTACTGGGGTCGTGCTGCAACGCGATTCTGTAGAGGCTTCAATCCCGCTGTTTGCGGATCTGGTGGTTGACGCTAGCGGGCGTAACTCCGCCTTACCCAAATGGTTAGAAGCGCTGGGCTATCCTGCACCTGCCAAAACGATCGTGAATGCCTTTTTGGGCTATAGCAGTCGTTGGTATGAACGAACGCCTGATCAGTCTAGGGATTGGGCAGGAGCCGTTATTATGGCTAATCCTCCAGTGGAACGACGTGGCGGTTTCTTGATGGCAGTCGAGGCCGATCGCTGGGTGTTGAGTGTAGGGGGTATTGCAGACGATTGTCCCCCCGCCGATGAGCAGGGCTTTCTTGAATTTGTGCAAAGCTTACGGCATCCGCTGCTGTACGAGACTATCAAAGATGCAACACCACTCTCTCCGGTACAAAGCTATCGACGTACCGAGAATTGTTGGCGGCACTACGAAAAACTAAAGCGGTTTCCGGAGGGAATCATAGCACTGGGAGATGCGGTGTGTGCCTTCAATCCAATTTATGGACAGGGCATGACAACGGCTGCACTCAGTGCCCTGTTGTTAGATCAAGCATTAACCCAAACATTGCCACTAGCAGCAAATCAGGCAAATCGAATCAACGATCGCCATTGCTTTTCTCGAGTGTTTCAAATGCAATTGGCTCGGTTACTGCAAACACCGTGGATGATGGCAACCAGCGATGATTTTCGTTGGGAAACTACAGAAGGCGACGAACCCACCTACTTCACTCGGCTCATGCATCGTTATATGGAGCAGGTAATTATCCTGTCTACGAGCGACCTAGCCACCTACCAAGCCTTAATTGAAGTGATTCATATGCTGAAGCCACCTACCTCTCTATTCCGTCCACAACTTTTGCGGAAAGTGCTAGGACAGTGGCTGCGTTGCAGGACAAAATCCAAAGATTTAAGTCGCCAGCGAGCAAAACAACCCGCATCTGCTTCTTTATAGTCCTAAGCGCGAAGGTGCACCAGGGTTAATTTCAGGAGTGCGATCGGGTGGGGGAATGGGATTGGGATCTGGGTCTGGGGGAGGCGACGGATTAGGCAATGGGTCAGGATCGGGATTGGGTGGAGGAACAGGGGGCACGGGCGCTGGTTGGGGCGATGGCAACGGTTGGGGTAGCGGTGGGTTGTTGGGAATCTCAGGGGGATTCTGAATGGCAAGAAACAGAAGGGACATTGGGAAACTTCTCCGAGTGAACATTAAGTTACTTTTTGTTTTTCTTTGATTTCTTTTTAGATTTCTTCTTCTTCGCCTTATTCTTGTTTTTCTTTGGTTTCTTTTTAGGCAGTTCAAGCTCATCTAGACCTGTTTTCAGCTTGTCTACTGCCGTTTTTACAGTTTCAGTGATGTGGTTCTCAACTCCATTACGATCGCCATTCGCAGGAACAAAGAAATCGCTGGCCCGTTCAATCACCGCCTCAACTAACTCCGCAGTATTGCCAGTGGCAGATCTGGTTGTGTCAATTGTAGACTCGGCCGTTTCCTTCAGGGCTTGTGTTGCTTCATCAGGTGTCTCTTTGCCTGTTTCTACCAAATTCGTCGCGGCGGGTTGTATGGGCTGCATCACCTCTTGAATAGCCGATACCGCTTCTTTGACGGAAGGGGGGGCATCTTCCAGCGCAGATTTGACTGAGGTAGCCACCTTTTTGACCGAATGGCTCATGCGATCGACTTGCTCGCTGTCGTTGAGTGATTGAGTCGTTTTGATCAGTACCGTTTGGGTCAGTTCTGCCACAACAGCAGCAGCAATAGCAGACCCAAGCTCAGCCATGTCGATTCCGAGAATTGTGCGGTTGGACTGATTTATCTGTTTTTGGGTTTTGTGCGGTTTCGATTTCTTCTTGGCAGCCACGATGCTACCTCCTCCGACAAGTCGTTTAAGCCTAGGTTAAGACTCTTACTGTAGCAGTCTCCACTTCATTCAACGTCTGCTGCAAGAGGGAACCTATTCGGAAAAAGCTGAAACTTGTTTTTTCAGTCCAAACCACCACTCGTTGTCTGAACGTATCTGAACGTAAGAGCAATCCTTCGGACCGTTTTTATGGAAATGTTGAAAACCCTTTTGGTACAAAAGTGTCCGGACTATTGTAAGAGGCTACTTTGTTGATCAAGGCATGTTAGCACTCAGTTGATTGATTCTGATGTGGGGACAGATAGATTGGGAACAGATTCGTTAGGGACCGGCTGATTAAATTCTGATGGGGCAATTGGAGCGGCTGATGGATCGGGAATCACACCATCGATGATCACAGGATTGATAGGAGTGGATTCGACAGAGGGATCGATCGGTTCTTGGGTGTTCTGAGGGGGGACGGGTGCTAGCGGACTGGGTAACGTCACACCCGTGTCAGGGCTGCTGGGCAAGGAGTCTAAGGGAGCAGGGTCTGAACTAGGGGAAGTTGGGGTTACGGTTTCGTTGAAATCCAACTGGACTGTTTCAAGCGAAGGAGACTGTACCTGTCCTAACGGGGTTTGGGCAATAGCGTGCCTCCCACTTCCAATGTTAGGAACCAACAGACTCATGCTAAGAGCGAGCGGACTGACAGACGCTGCAAATTCTTTGAAATGGCTCATACTTTTTCCTTATTGAATGCTTCTAAGGGCTAAGGGCTTTTCCCAAGCCATTCAGTCAAACTAAAGATACCATTCGTACTTAGATCATATACGGCTGAAAAGGGTAGACAGTAATGATGGAATCTTCGCATCCGCTTATTCATGAACTCAATGAACTGTTACAAACCCACGGATTTACGTCA
This genomic interval carries:
- a CDS encoding FAD-dependent oxidoreductase, with product MITDNQASLQLESNDALNSSNSQESSAIVIGASIAGLLAARVLLNHFDRVTVLERDRLPDQPERRPGVPQASHVHVLLARGQQILEQLFPGIKAELAELGVPQIDWTANFPWFGIHGWMPRFQSNITSFLASRALLEWLVRQRLSADDRVTIMSACTVKQLLANADRSRITGVVLQRDSVEASIPLFADLVVDASGRNSALPKWLEALGYPAPAKTIVNAFLGYSSRWYERTPDQSRDWAGAVIMANPPVERRGGFLMAVEADRWVLSVGGIADDCPPADEQGFLEFVQSLRHPLLYETIKDATPLSPVQSYRRTENCWRHYEKLKRFPEGIIALGDAVCAFNPIYGQGMTTAALSALLLDQALTQTLPLAANQANRINDRHCFSRVFQMQLARLLQTPWMMATSDDFRWETTEGDEPTYFTRLMHRYMEQVIILSTSDLATYQALIEVIHMLKPPTSLFRPQLLRKVLGQWLRCRTKSKDLSRQRAKQPASASL